In Gossypium arboreum isolate Shixiya-1 chromosome 5, ASM2569848v2, whole genome shotgun sequence, a single genomic region encodes these proteins:
- the LOC108465695 gene encoding uncharacterized WD repeat-containing protein C2A9.03-like isoform X2 — MFFLIKILFNLFLSCSIMERFENDDLQYVVDDYYDVNDFNNDGAVVEPEPQRDTAGLESFDSDFEDDIESSNPKTDTSAEEARNGKDIQGIPWERLNFTRERYRQTRVREYKNYENLYGSREEMEKECLQVEKGKTFYDFQFNTRLVKSTIVHFQLRNLLWATSKHDVYLMENYSVMHWSSLLHKGEEVLNVAKPIVPNLHPELLSQQLSRVQISTMVVKENLMVAGGFQGELICKYLNQSGAAFCTKLTTDDNAITNAVDVYNNPSGAMRVMAANNDAKIRIFDAETFVSINRYSFNWSVNNTSVSPDGKLLAVLGDSVECLIVDAQSGNITNSLKGHLDYSFASAWHPDGHILATGNQDTSCRLWDIRNLSKSLAILKGRMGAIRGVKFTSDGRFLAIAEPADFVHIFDTKLGYVNCQEIDIFGEIAGISFSPDTEALFVGVADRTYGSLLAYNRRRYNQYLDSML; from the exons ATGTTTTTCTTGATCAAAATTTTGTTTAACCTGTTTCTTAGCTGTAGTATAATGGAACGATTTGAAAACGACGATCTTCAGTACGTTGTCGATGACTACTACGACGTCAATGATTTCAATAACGACGGTGCCGTAGTCGAACCCGAGCCTCAGAGAGACACCGCTGGACTTGAATCCTTTGACTCCGACTTTGAAGACGATATTGAATCA AGTAACCCAAAAACTGACACATCAGCTGAGGAAGCAAGAAATGGAAAAGATATACAAGGAATTCCTTGGGAGAGGCTTAATTTCACTAGAGAAAGGTACCGCCAGACGAGAGTAAGAGAGTACAAGAACTACGAGAACCTCTATGGTTCTCGTGAAGAGATGGAAAAG GAATGCTTGCAAGTAGAGAAAGGAAAGACCTTTTATGACTTTCAGTTTAACACAAGACTTGTCAAATCGACAATTGTTCACTTTCAG CTTAGAAATCTATTGTGGGCTACATCAAAGCACGATGTCTACCTCATGGAAAATTACTCAGTAATGCATTGGTCATCACTGCTTCACAAAGGCGAAGAAGTACTGAATGTGGCTAAACCAATTGTTCCCAACCTG CATCCTGAATTGCTATCTCAGCAACTCTCTAGAGTGCAGATTAGCACTATGgtagttaaagaaaatttaatGGTAGCAGGTGGTTTTCAAGGAGAGCTTATTTGCAAG TACTTAAATCAATCTGGGGCAGCATTTTGCACAAAATTGACTACTGATGATAATGCAATCACCAATGCTGTGGATGTGTACAATAATCCTAG CGGTGCAATGAGAGTTATGGCTGCGAATAATGATGCTAAAATCCGAATATTTGATGCTGAAACTTTTGTTAGTATTAACCGCTACTCATTCAACTGGTCTGTAAAT AATACCTCGGTAAGTCCAGATGGGAAGTTGCTTGCAGTACTCGGAGATAGTGTGGAGTGCTTGATCGTTGATGCCCAATCTGGCAAC ATTACCAACAGCCTAAAAGGGCATTTGGACTATTCTTTTGCTTCAGCTTGGCACCCTGATGGGCACATTCTGGCAACTGGGAATCAGGACACTAGCTGTAGGTTGTGGGACATAAGAAACCTGTCGAAGTCCCTAGCTATATTGAAGGGAAGAATGGGAGCAATAAGAGGAGTGAAGTTCACATCGGATGGTCGGTTCCTGGCCATAGCTGAGCCTGCAGATTTTGTTCACATCTTTGATACAAAGTTGGGATATGTTAATTGCCAAGAAATTGATATTTTTGGGGAAATAGCTGGAATATCATTTAGCCCGGATACAGAAGCGCTCTTTGTTGGGGTTGCTGATCGCACTTACGGCAGCTTGTTAGCGTATAACCGCAGACGATATAACCAATATCTGGACTCCATGTTGTAG
- the LOC108465695 gene encoding uncharacterized WD repeat-containing protein C2A9.03-like isoform X5, with product MLRNLLWATSKHDVYLMENYSVMHWSSLLHKGEEVLNVAKPIVPNLKHPELLSQQLSRVQISTMVVKENLMVAGGFQGELICKYLNQSGAAFCTKLTTDDNAITNAVDVYNNPSGAMRVMAANNDAKIRIFDAETFVSINRYSFNWSVNNTSVSPDGKLLAVLGDSVECLIVDAQSGNITNSLKGHLDYSFASAWHPDGHILATGNQDTSCRLWDIRNLSKSLAILKGRMGAIRGVKFTSDGRFLAIAEPADFVHIFDTKLGYVNCQEIDIFGEIAGISFSPDTEALFVGVADRTYGSLLAYNRRRYNQYLDSML from the exons ATG CTTAGAAATCTATTGTGGGCTACATCAAAGCACGATGTCTACCTCATGGAAAATTACTCAGTAATGCATTGGTCATCACTGCTTCACAAAGGCGAAGAAGTACTGAATGTGGCTAAACCAATTGTTCCCAACCTG AAGCATCCTGAATTGCTATCTCAGCAACTCTCTAGAGTGCAGATTAGCACTATGgtagttaaagaaaatttaatGGTAGCAGGTGGTTTTCAAGGAGAGCTTATTTGCAAG TACTTAAATCAATCTGGGGCAGCATTTTGCACAAAATTGACTACTGATGATAATGCAATCACCAATGCTGTGGATGTGTACAATAATCCTAG CGGTGCAATGAGAGTTATGGCTGCGAATAATGATGCTAAAATCCGAATATTTGATGCTGAAACTTTTGTTAGTATTAACCGCTACTCATTCAACTGGTCTGTAAAT AATACCTCGGTAAGTCCAGATGGGAAGTTGCTTGCAGTACTCGGAGATAGTGTGGAGTGCTTGATCGTTGATGCCCAATCTGGCAAC ATTACCAACAGCCTAAAAGGGCATTTGGACTATTCTTTTGCTTCAGCTTGGCACCCTGATGGGCACATTCTGGCAACTGGGAATCAGGACACTAGCTGTAGGTTGTGGGACATAAGAAACCTGTCGAAGTCCCTAGCTATATTGAAGGGAAGAATGGGAGCAATAAGAGGAGTGAAGTTCACATCGGATGGTCGGTTCCTGGCCATAGCTGAGCCTGCAGATTTTGTTCACATCTTTGATACAAAGTTGGGATATGTTAATTGCCAAGAAATTGATATTTTTGGGGAAATAGCTGGAATATCATTTAGCCCGGATACAGAAGCGCTCTTTGTTGGGGTTGCTGATCGCACTTACGGCAGCTTGTTAGCGTATAACCGCAGACGATATAACCAATATCTGGACTCCATGTTGTAG
- the LOC108465695 gene encoding uncharacterized WD repeat-containing protein C2A9.03-like isoform X1 — translation MFFLIKILFNLFLSCSIMERFENDDLQYVVDDYYDVNDFNNDGAVVEPEPQRDTAGLESFDSDFEDDIESSNPKTDTSAEEARNGKDIQGIPWERLNFTRERYRQTRVREYKNYENLYGSREEMEKECLQVEKGKTFYDFQFNTRLVKSTIVHFQLRNLLWATSKHDVYLMENYSVMHWSSLLHKGEEVLNVAKPIVPNLKHPELLSQQLSRVQISTMVVKENLMVAGGFQGELICKYLNQSGAAFCTKLTTDDNAITNAVDVYNNPSGAMRVMAANNDAKIRIFDAETFVSINRYSFNWSVNNTSVSPDGKLLAVLGDSVECLIVDAQSGNITNSLKGHLDYSFASAWHPDGHILATGNQDTSCRLWDIRNLSKSLAILKGRMGAIRGVKFTSDGRFLAIAEPADFVHIFDTKLGYVNCQEIDIFGEIAGISFSPDTEALFVGVADRTYGSLLAYNRRRYNQYLDSML, via the exons ATGTTTTTCTTGATCAAAATTTTGTTTAACCTGTTTCTTAGCTGTAGTATAATGGAACGATTTGAAAACGACGATCTTCAGTACGTTGTCGATGACTACTACGACGTCAATGATTTCAATAACGACGGTGCCGTAGTCGAACCCGAGCCTCAGAGAGACACCGCTGGACTTGAATCCTTTGACTCCGACTTTGAAGACGATATTGAATCA AGTAACCCAAAAACTGACACATCAGCTGAGGAAGCAAGAAATGGAAAAGATATACAAGGAATTCCTTGGGAGAGGCTTAATTTCACTAGAGAAAGGTACCGCCAGACGAGAGTAAGAGAGTACAAGAACTACGAGAACCTCTATGGTTCTCGTGAAGAGATGGAAAAG GAATGCTTGCAAGTAGAGAAAGGAAAGACCTTTTATGACTTTCAGTTTAACACAAGACTTGTCAAATCGACAATTGTTCACTTTCAG CTTAGAAATCTATTGTGGGCTACATCAAAGCACGATGTCTACCTCATGGAAAATTACTCAGTAATGCATTGGTCATCACTGCTTCACAAAGGCGAAGAAGTACTGAATGTGGCTAAACCAATTGTTCCCAACCTG AAGCATCCTGAATTGCTATCTCAGCAACTCTCTAGAGTGCAGATTAGCACTATGgtagttaaagaaaatttaatGGTAGCAGGTGGTTTTCAAGGAGAGCTTATTTGCAAG TACTTAAATCAATCTGGGGCAGCATTTTGCACAAAATTGACTACTGATGATAATGCAATCACCAATGCTGTGGATGTGTACAATAATCCTAG CGGTGCAATGAGAGTTATGGCTGCGAATAATGATGCTAAAATCCGAATATTTGATGCTGAAACTTTTGTTAGTATTAACCGCTACTCATTCAACTGGTCTGTAAAT AATACCTCGGTAAGTCCAGATGGGAAGTTGCTTGCAGTACTCGGAGATAGTGTGGAGTGCTTGATCGTTGATGCCCAATCTGGCAAC ATTACCAACAGCCTAAAAGGGCATTTGGACTATTCTTTTGCTTCAGCTTGGCACCCTGATGGGCACATTCTGGCAACTGGGAATCAGGACACTAGCTGTAGGTTGTGGGACATAAGAAACCTGTCGAAGTCCCTAGCTATATTGAAGGGAAGAATGGGAGCAATAAGAGGAGTGAAGTTCACATCGGATGGTCGGTTCCTGGCCATAGCTGAGCCTGCAGATTTTGTTCACATCTTTGATACAAAGTTGGGATATGTTAATTGCCAAGAAATTGATATTTTTGGGGAAATAGCTGGAATATCATTTAGCCCGGATACAGAAGCGCTCTTTGTTGGGGTTGCTGATCGCACTTACGGCAGCTTGTTAGCGTATAACCGCAGACGATATAACCAATATCTGGACTCCATGTTGTAG
- the LOC108465695 gene encoding uncharacterized WD repeat-containing protein C2A9.03-like isoform X3, whose protein sequence is MERFENDDLQYVVDDYYDVNDFNNDGAVVEPEPQRDTAGLESFDSDFEDDIESSNPKTDTSAEEARNGKDIQGIPWERLNFTRERYRQTRVREYKNYENLYGSREEMEKECLQVEKGKTFYDFQFNTRLVKSTIVHFQLRNLLWATSKHDVYLMENYSVMHWSSLLHKGEEVLNVAKPIVPNLKHPELLSQQLSRVQISTMVVKENLMVAGGFQGELICKYLNQSGAAFCTKLTTDDNAITNAVDVYNNPSGAMRVMAANNDAKIRIFDAETFVSINRYSFNWSVNNTSVSPDGKLLAVLGDSVECLIVDAQSGNITNSLKGHLDYSFASAWHPDGHILATGNQDTSCRLWDIRNLSKSLAILKGRMGAIRGVKFTSDGRFLAIAEPADFVHIFDTKLGYVNCQEIDIFGEIAGISFSPDTEALFVGVADRTYGSLLAYNRRRYNQYLDSML, encoded by the exons ATGGAACGATTTGAAAACGACGATCTTCAGTACGTTGTCGATGACTACTACGACGTCAATGATTTCAATAACGACGGTGCCGTAGTCGAACCCGAGCCTCAGAGAGACACCGCTGGACTTGAATCCTTTGACTCCGACTTTGAAGACGATATTGAATCA AGTAACCCAAAAACTGACACATCAGCTGAGGAAGCAAGAAATGGAAAAGATATACAAGGAATTCCTTGGGAGAGGCTTAATTTCACTAGAGAAAGGTACCGCCAGACGAGAGTAAGAGAGTACAAGAACTACGAGAACCTCTATGGTTCTCGTGAAGAGATGGAAAAG GAATGCTTGCAAGTAGAGAAAGGAAAGACCTTTTATGACTTTCAGTTTAACACAAGACTTGTCAAATCGACAATTGTTCACTTTCAG CTTAGAAATCTATTGTGGGCTACATCAAAGCACGATGTCTACCTCATGGAAAATTACTCAGTAATGCATTGGTCATCACTGCTTCACAAAGGCGAAGAAGTACTGAATGTGGCTAAACCAATTGTTCCCAACCTG AAGCATCCTGAATTGCTATCTCAGCAACTCTCTAGAGTGCAGATTAGCACTATGgtagttaaagaaaatttaatGGTAGCAGGTGGTTTTCAAGGAGAGCTTATTTGCAAG TACTTAAATCAATCTGGGGCAGCATTTTGCACAAAATTGACTACTGATGATAATGCAATCACCAATGCTGTGGATGTGTACAATAATCCTAG CGGTGCAATGAGAGTTATGGCTGCGAATAATGATGCTAAAATCCGAATATTTGATGCTGAAACTTTTGTTAGTATTAACCGCTACTCATTCAACTGGTCTGTAAAT AATACCTCGGTAAGTCCAGATGGGAAGTTGCTTGCAGTACTCGGAGATAGTGTGGAGTGCTTGATCGTTGATGCCCAATCTGGCAAC ATTACCAACAGCCTAAAAGGGCATTTGGACTATTCTTTTGCTTCAGCTTGGCACCCTGATGGGCACATTCTGGCAACTGGGAATCAGGACACTAGCTGTAGGTTGTGGGACATAAGAAACCTGTCGAAGTCCCTAGCTATATTGAAGGGAAGAATGGGAGCAATAAGAGGAGTGAAGTTCACATCGGATGGTCGGTTCCTGGCCATAGCTGAGCCTGCAGATTTTGTTCACATCTTTGATACAAAGTTGGGATATGTTAATTGCCAAGAAATTGATATTTTTGGGGAAATAGCTGGAATATCATTTAGCCCGGATACAGAAGCGCTCTTTGTTGGGGTTGCTGATCGCACTTACGGCAGCTTGTTAGCGTATAACCGCAGACGATATAACCAATATCTGGACTCCATGTTGTAG
- the LOC108465695 gene encoding uncharacterized WD repeat-containing protein C2A9.03-like isoform X4, protein MERFENDDLQYVVDDYYDVNDFNNDGAVVEPEPQRDTAGLESFDSDFEDDIESSNPKTDTSAEEARNGKDIQGIPWERLNFTRERYRQTRVREYKNYENLYGSREEMEKECLQVEKGKTFYDFQFNTRLVKSTIVHFQLRNLLWATSKHDVYLMENYSVMHWSSLLHKGEEVLNVAKPIVPNLHPELLSQQLSRVQISTMVVKENLMVAGGFQGELICKYLNQSGAAFCTKLTTDDNAITNAVDVYNNPSGAMRVMAANNDAKIRIFDAETFVSINRYSFNWSVNNTSVSPDGKLLAVLGDSVECLIVDAQSGNITNSLKGHLDYSFASAWHPDGHILATGNQDTSCRLWDIRNLSKSLAILKGRMGAIRGVKFTSDGRFLAIAEPADFVHIFDTKLGYVNCQEIDIFGEIAGISFSPDTEALFVGVADRTYGSLLAYNRRRYNQYLDSML, encoded by the exons ATGGAACGATTTGAAAACGACGATCTTCAGTACGTTGTCGATGACTACTACGACGTCAATGATTTCAATAACGACGGTGCCGTAGTCGAACCCGAGCCTCAGAGAGACACCGCTGGACTTGAATCCTTTGACTCCGACTTTGAAGACGATATTGAATCA AGTAACCCAAAAACTGACACATCAGCTGAGGAAGCAAGAAATGGAAAAGATATACAAGGAATTCCTTGGGAGAGGCTTAATTTCACTAGAGAAAGGTACCGCCAGACGAGAGTAAGAGAGTACAAGAACTACGAGAACCTCTATGGTTCTCGTGAAGAGATGGAAAAG GAATGCTTGCAAGTAGAGAAAGGAAAGACCTTTTATGACTTTCAGTTTAACACAAGACTTGTCAAATCGACAATTGTTCACTTTCAG CTTAGAAATCTATTGTGGGCTACATCAAAGCACGATGTCTACCTCATGGAAAATTACTCAGTAATGCATTGGTCATCACTGCTTCACAAAGGCGAAGAAGTACTGAATGTGGCTAAACCAATTGTTCCCAACCTG CATCCTGAATTGCTATCTCAGCAACTCTCTAGAGTGCAGATTAGCACTATGgtagttaaagaaaatttaatGGTAGCAGGTGGTTTTCAAGGAGAGCTTATTTGCAAG TACTTAAATCAATCTGGGGCAGCATTTTGCACAAAATTGACTACTGATGATAATGCAATCACCAATGCTGTGGATGTGTACAATAATCCTAG CGGTGCAATGAGAGTTATGGCTGCGAATAATGATGCTAAAATCCGAATATTTGATGCTGAAACTTTTGTTAGTATTAACCGCTACTCATTCAACTGGTCTGTAAAT AATACCTCGGTAAGTCCAGATGGGAAGTTGCTTGCAGTACTCGGAGATAGTGTGGAGTGCTTGATCGTTGATGCCCAATCTGGCAAC ATTACCAACAGCCTAAAAGGGCATTTGGACTATTCTTTTGCTTCAGCTTGGCACCCTGATGGGCACATTCTGGCAACTGGGAATCAGGACACTAGCTGTAGGTTGTGGGACATAAGAAACCTGTCGAAGTCCCTAGCTATATTGAAGGGAAGAATGGGAGCAATAAGAGGAGTGAAGTTCACATCGGATGGTCGGTTCCTGGCCATAGCTGAGCCTGCAGATTTTGTTCACATCTTTGATACAAAGTTGGGATATGTTAATTGCCAAGAAATTGATATTTTTGGGGAAATAGCTGGAATATCATTTAGCCCGGATACAGAAGCGCTCTTTGTTGGGGTTGCTGATCGCACTTACGGCAGCTTGTTAGCGTATAACCGCAGACGATATAACCAATATCTGGACTCCATGTTGTAG